The genomic region TGCCGGTGGTGTTGTCGTAGTCGAGGCGGCGCCCCCAGGCGCGGCTCTTGCCCTGAACCACCTCGACGGCCTGGTCGCCGTCCGAGAGGTTTACCGCGAAACGGTCGACGTCTTCCAGGTAGCGGACCTCGCCGTCGCCGAGCACGACCCGCTCGCTTACGCCCTTGACGCGTTCGACCTGGGCGATGTGGCCGTAGGCTTCGGTGTCCTCGCCGAAGCGGACCCGGGTGCGGTAGGGCGCAGGGTCGTAGATCAGGAAGCGCTGCAGGTCGTGCCGGGCCGTCTCCCCCTCGGGATAGGGGCGCAGTTCCAGCAGGTAGGCCCGTCCGCCGCCGTCGTCGAGGTCGGGGTTGTAGACGGCCCAGACGAAGTCGCCGGTCGCGAGCGCCGGGTCGACGTGGCTGCGGGCGTCGAACCACAGCTCCACGCCGTCCACCCGCGCGCGGCGCGCGTCGGGGTCGAGCGTCTCGAGGTAGCCCGTCTGCACGTCCAGGTACTCGATGACGAAGACGTCGCTGACGTCGTCGGGGCTGGTTTTCACGGCGACGATGGGTTTCCCCTCGCGCTCGAGCTCGACGGTGGGGCAGTTGACGCAGGCCTCATCCGCCGGCTGCGCTCCCGCCCAGAGCATGAGGGCGAGGGCGAGGGCGGCTGCGGCTCTACTCACCAACCTTCTTGAACTCCCCTGAGGGCAGGGTGAAGGGTTTGCGGTAGACCTGCACCCGGTGCTTGTTGACGTTGTGCAAGAGCGTCCCGCCCGAGGTCTTGAACCCCTCGGCCGCGTTGACGCTGCGCGCGGGGTTGCCGATCACGATGGCCTCGCCGGTCTCGTCGTCGTAGTAGAGAGCCTCGCCGGTGGTGGTGATCTCGCCGTCGACCAGCTTCACCCCGCCGGTGGCGATCAGCTTCTTGCTGCGGGTGAGGCTGCGCACCTCGGGCGCGTTGATGACGAGCTCGCCGTCCTTGCGCTCGCGCACCAGCTTGACCGTGCCCTGGTCCATGGTGAAGACGGCGAGGCCGCGCTCCTCTTCGTAGTAGACGCGGTCGGCCCACCCCTTCTGGTTCCCGCTCGCCAGCACCACCCCGCCCGACGAGGTCGAAATGTCGGTGTCGACGTCGAAGCTCATCTCCTGGGCACGCACCTCGACGGGGTCCTCGCCTTCCTTGGCGGGTTCCTGGTGCATCTCGGCGGGGCCGGCCAGCACCCCCAGGCCGGTGGCCTCGGAGTAGACGAGCCGCGGACCCTTGGCGGTGAGGCGGCCGCGCGTCACCGTGACGCCGCCTTCGAAGGTCGCGGTGCGCTCGCCTTCGGCGGCCTGCATGCTCATGCCCTCGGGGGCCTCGAGCACCGCCTTGCTCGCCAGGATCTGCAGATCGCCGACGGAGCCTACGATGCCGTCGGGCCGGTTGCTTTCGTAGATCCAGGGGCCGTTGCGCAGGTTGCCGCTGCGACGGCCGTCCTCGTAGCTGATCTTGATGATGCGGCTGTTCGCCGCCGCCAGCGCCAGCGCGCCGATCAGCAGGAACCACAGGATTCGGGTCATGCGCGAGCTACTCATTGGGGGCACACTCCTTGACGTTGTCCATTTCGACGATGTCCTCTCCGTTTTCCCACTGCGCCTCTTCAAGTTTAAAGTCCGAGCGGAACCGCTCGCCGCGCACCGAGATCCCGGGGCCCGTGAGCGTAAAGGTGGGGGCGTAGAAGCCGCGGTCCTGGCGGATGCGCACCGGGGGCTCGCCCTCGCCGCCCAGCTTGATCTCGTAGCACTCGCGGGGAATGCGGATGACCGCGTAAGGCAGCGTCAGGTCGTCGTTGCGGTCGATGGTGACCTCGGGGGCGTCGAGAGTGAGGTCCAGCTCGCCGTCGACGTAGCGCGCCCCCTCGCGCAGGCCGGTGGCCACCGAGGTCTGCTTTGCGGGGCTGTTCTCGATGCGCGCGGCGTAGAAGACCCACTCGGCCTTGGGATCCGAGCTCGGATAGAGCCGCAGCTTTACGCCGGTGAGTTCGACGCCGCGGTCCCGCGGAGGCGGGCTGCTGACCGGAAGGTTCGCGAAGTAGTACGAGGCCGCGGCGATGCCCAGCAGCAGCAGCACGGCGTATCGGGTCACGGTTCCAGCCTACGGGCCGCCCTACTGAAAAGCGTGAAGCGGCGCTAAACCCGGCTGGGTATAGTAGGGGCGATGGCGGAGGACTGCGACGAACGCAGCATCATCGCACGCTACTTCCCGGGGACGCCGCCCGAGCTCTGGCCCGCGGGGGAGGTGCTCTACTACCGCGACGAAGAAGGGCGGATCGTCATCCGGGAG from Oceanithermus desulfurans harbors:
- a CDS encoding LptA/OstA family protein, whose amino-acid sequence is MTRILWFLLIGALALAAANSRIIKISYEDGRRSGNLRNGPWIYESNRPDGIVGSVGDLQILASKAVLEAPEGMSMQAAEGERTATFEGGVTVTRGRLTAKGPRLVYSEATGLGVLAGPAEMHQEPAKEGEDPVEVRAQEMSFDVDTDISTSSGGVVLASGNQKGWADRVYYEEERGLAVFTMDQGTVKLVRERKDGELVINAPEVRSLTRSKKLIATGGVKLVDGEITTTGEALYYDDETGEAIVIGNPARSVNAAEGFKTSGGTLLHNVNKHRVQVYRKPFTLPSGEFKKVGE